CTGAAGCGGATGTGGCGCAGCAGGTCGAAGTGCCGGGCGTACATGCGGAAGTACTCCATGATCTTGGAGTTGTGCATGTAGTTGGGGAAGTCGTCGGGAATGGGGAAGTCGCTGAAGCACATCATCTCCTTGGAGGTGTTGATGATGACGGAGCGGTAGATGCTGGCCCGGCCGTCCTCG
The nucleotide sequence above comes from Ficedula albicollis isolate OC2 unplaced genomic scaffold, FicAlb1.5 N11913, whole genome shotgun sequence. Encoded proteins:
- the LOC101818429 gene encoding dimethylaniline monooxygenase [N-oxide-forming] 5-like → EDGRASIYRSVIINTSKEMMCFSDFPIPDDFPNYMHNSKIMEYFRMYARHFDLLRHIRFRTSVCRVSKRPDFASSGQWEVQTESEGKREAAVFDAVLVCSGHHTDAHLPLSSFPG